The Notamacropus eugenii isolate mMacEug1 chromosome 4, mMacEug1.pri_v2, whole genome shotgun sequence DNA window TTGCATTtgcacccctcccttctctccctctccccaaaaaacaataaaaacaagatAATGGAGTGCTAGAAagtccactgggccacctagctacaAACTATACTCAAGAACATACTGTTTAGAGAACTAGAAATAACAACCAACAAGGTAGTCCTTactcagaatttaaaaagcaCATTCAAACAAACCAAAttattatgtatgtgtacatatacacatatgtacacatgtgtgtttgtgtattcatTCCAGCACTATGCCAGGTGCCAAAGTTAACAAAGACAAGATGCAaaaagtccctgacttcaaggagtcaACATTATATattggagggaaaaatagaaaaactaaaTACAAGTTAATTTTAGCGGGAAGTGCactagaatcaggaaaagtttcattaAAAGGTAGCACTTAAGCTAggtttcaaggaaaaaaattctaagtgGCAAAGGTGAAGTGAGAGGGCACTGCAAGCATGGGAAATATCAGTGCAGAGACatggagatgggggagagaaTGCGCTATGAGAAACAGCAGGAAGGGTGGTTTCACTGGACTGAACCAGATTGAAAGTTGAAGGAAGGGAATTATGCATAATAATCAGTTCTAGAAAACAAGAAGGctgagaaaaacagaagaaaagaaaggacagggcagaaaataaagaacaaatagAACAGAAATATTAAAGGATTCCCatcaaaaaacacaaaaaaataaaagaaatatgagctttttcttttaaaatgagtcAGGAAATTGAACTACAAGCTTCAgaagttaataaaataaatggcttttaaaaacaatcacggttttcttttttcctaaataaGAAAATCTACTTATGTCTGTTAGATCATCCAATTTGACATTAAGAAATGAAATATGCATTTACCTGAAGGGAGAATCAGCTCCATGGTTTCATCATCATATTCTAAATTCTTTTCTGAAGATAGCTCCTCAGACACGTCAATATCCTCACCTTCCTTGTGATCTGGGTAGCTACTCCTATAACAGGAAAATTTGGAGTTTTTAAAAGTCACACAATTTAGTCTAGTCATCTGTCACAGAAAATAGCAAAAGTACACAACTGTCCAAAGGTAGTCACAATTCTCcaaagtttttgttttgattttttttggaggaggggatGGTGTGGATGGGGGGGGGAGATGCATCCAATTTACTAGCATGAGAAACAATACGGCAAAATGAATAGAAAGCTGGCctgaaaactgagaaaatgtgAGTACAAGTACTGTCTGACATACTGGCAAGTTGCATAACCTCTTGGTGCTTTCTGCAACTCTCTAAGAAAAGTTGGAGAGAAAGCATTTCCTTTCCTCAGAATTCTCTATATAAAGGAATTCCTAAGTCTATTCTCAATTCTACTCTTTGTTAGGATTACCatggcagcatggtatagtagaatAAGCCCAAGATGAGAAGtcagaggtcttgggttcaaattctgcctctatcACTTACAATCTATATGgccttgagtaaatcatttaaattcttggGACCtggtttcttatctgtaaaataaagaggttggagtGAATAACCACCAAGAttcctttaaatctatgattccatgacccCCTAGTCAGATCCAATGATCCACTACAGTCAGACAAGGGCATATCAGAACCAGGTTTCTGGGTACATCAGAGGAAATCTGGAGCAAAACAGGGAAGGCAGGAGGCTGaggatggaaaggaggaaaaatgctttaaataacaagcagaaaaaaacaaaaacaaaaaaccaagcaCCAGATCACCACTACCTTCAATGAGAACTCAATTCTTGCTCTTTTTAACTACTTTAGTTTTACTGGCTCTACAGCATATGCCGGATTCAATTCTGGGAAATCATCTGCTGTAATCATGTAAGTATTTAGATATTAATGAAGTCATCAAGGAACTAATACCCTGTCCTTCAGAGAGCAAGAGCTTACACTATATTGAAACTGAATCAACAGTAGGATATGACCATGACACTTAGGAGAAAAAATGTTCTTAATCTTCCAGGGGCAGCCAAACCTTAGCTTATACAACCAGTCTGGCTCAACACCATCACCAGTGCCTTGACCTACTACCAAAGCCATATTCCCTAATTCAATGTATAGCCAATTAAAAAGTATAAGGGAAAAGGATAACAGGAAGTTTTGTAACTTGTTCATAGGTTCAAAGGATCAGAAACTTGGTGCTGGATAAGACTTCAGAAGCCAGTGAGTCCAAATCCCtcgtttttcagatgaggaaattgagtctggagAAACTAAGTGATTTATCCATGGCCCAAATGAGTAGTTAGCATCAAAGGGGGATTCTGAACCTGAGTCCTCTGACTCTGGTGCAGTACCTCCTTTCACAGCAACCCACACCCTTCTTTTCAAGTGAGAGTTCAGGAACCTCCTTGATCAAACAAGTGACCTTCTTTATGCAGAAAACTTTTATAATGCAAGCCTTTTATGACCATctcaaattacttttaaaaagcaagtatCTTGGTTGTAGTagcaaaacaaaagacaaagtGTCTATCCAATGAGGAACAGATGGACAAAACTCTGgtgttttgttttaaacttaaCAGATTAAAATTGTcacataagaaatgataaatattagaaattcagagaaacaattaagatatgtatgaactgatatagaatgaAGTATACAGAACTAGAACATATGCAATAATGTAAatagaaacaataacaaaaggaAGCTTTCCTCTATTTGTAATGAACAATCTATCTATAAGAACAGATGACAAAACATGCTTCCTTCCTCTACATAAAAAAGACAGATACTATGGATATGGAACGCTGCAAAAGTGGTTGCCCTGCCTTTTTTGGTGtgattacttatttttcttttaaaaggaagTATTCACTGGGTTGGGAGGGAGtgagaggtgagaaagaagaagtgactgtaatgtaaaaacaaaaggcatcaatcaCTTTCAGGTAGCTCTGTTGGGAAATATGTCCTAAATCTTTAAAATTTGCTGATGAAGctaacattttaaacatttttgtatatggcAAAGTCTAAATAAACTTCACAGTGTTAGTACTCAACCCACAAGTTTTTTGACAGTACAATAAAAGAAATGTTCCTTTTATCAGTTGTCTCCACATACCCTCCCCAACCTCATCTCACTCTATCCTCCCTATACACATCAGGAAGAGGACCTGAATAGAGAATACTTCAGCAGCTCAAACTATGTGAAAATTCCAGTTGGAGAAATGGGACTGATGATTACTGCTATATACATTCAGCCTCTTTATTATAAcccctcctcatctataaagataCCCTTTGgtcttcctccatcctctttgaCAGTATGAGTATTTTCTTACATAGATGCTTCACTCCACTGCCTAAGTATGAGCATTCTATCTAGCTTAGATCTAATCCTCCCAGACCCCTTCTCCCCTTGCCATTTTTTCTTCCAGCCCCTTCAACTGAACCCTATGGAACAAATATTTACTTGTACTATGTGTACAGTCCTggagacagacaaaaaaaaacaattttaaaggcCTCCTCTACACTTCCGCTGCCACTAACTTAGCTCAGGGACAAACTACCTGGCCTGGCTACTGCAATCTCATGGACTAATTTCCTTACCTAAGTAATCTTCTCCCCCCAGGCCTCAGTGATTCACTGTACAAACTAATGGTCAGATATATCTACCAAAACTGCTCTGATTATGTTATTCCTTGCTCAGACACCTTTAACATCTCCCCACTATCTAATGAAAAAAGTACAAATAGCTCAAAATTCAAGGAGCTCTATAATGAGACTCATATTTTTCTATTCTTACTTCCTGTGACTTCTATCCTCCAGTCAAGTTATATTTACCATTTCTAAAATGCACTCTGCTTTCCCATTTCCATATCTTTGTTCATCCTTCAGCCCAGCTGATGATACAGCTTGCTTCATTAAAGTACAATCTAATTTTCCCAGCTGGAAGTATGTTTCTAAAGTATTTTACCGAGTAGAAATTATAAAAAGGTGCATTCAGGCTTGATggtaagaaaaacttcctaaaaattagaactattCTGAGTTGCCAAGAATTCATGGATTCcctaacttatttttttctggtatTATATTTGTGTAAGCATTTTATTTCTCcaacaaagttttaaaattacTGAGAGCAGGAaacacattttttctttgtatctccctcaGACATAAGACCTTCAAAAAAATATAAGATTAGTTTATGATCAAGAGCATGGATTTCCAGGGAAGGCTCTTCCTTTACCTAAAATCATAGAAGTCTGCAAATTCCAGGGCAGCATCTCCCTCTGTGAAGAGTTTACAATGGCTTTTGTCATTCATGTGAGCCTGCACAGCTTCAGTAGAGTAGAAGGATTTCCCTTTCTCATTGCACCACAAACAAATCTTCCCTACACCAACTTTCTCCcctggaaatgaagaaaaagtttaggagaaaaagtaaaaaggacCTTTTGGGGTAAAAGTTTTTGTATTTAACTGCAAGCCTCAAAGATAATAATCATGTTTGTGTTATTCATAAACAACACATATTAAGAAGCTTAGTGATAGACAATTAAGAATCTGTGTGAAACAAGAGCAATAATTTTGATGCATGTAAAAACAGAACATCTTACTTCCCCACCTAAAATGTTCTCCTGTTCAAGGAAAAAATGACTGGACTTACCCAAATATTTAATTAGTCCCCTAAGATCAGAAAGATATTCTATATCAGGGATAAAAAAGCTATGAAACTTTGTCATGTGAGCCACATTCTTCATGAGTGAGCTCGAGTGATGAGAACAAAACAAGCAGTCTGTAACAAGAATAGCTCCAGGAGGTGGGTTTTCTATAACTTCATCAACCTCATCTTGCTCCTCAGCACCTTCAGAGTCCATCTCCTCATCCGAATCAATATCTTCCCAATCTTcaaatcagaataaaaataaagtcagttTTAGAAATGCAGTAATGAAAATCCTAACTATTAGCTCTACTATTCACAAAAGCCATTTAACACAAGGTATGTTTTTTAGGCAGTCAGGCAAATACTCACCTTGGACAATTATTATCTGTGTAGCCTACAGCAAACCTCTAAGCATTTCAGGCAACTCCCCGCATCTTATCTAAGAGATCTGGATCATTCCCTTCCCCACACAGGTCAAAGTACAGTCTTTTGTATATACATACTAAGGCAATTTCCTTTATAAAGGGTTACAATTTTCCTCGTTTACTAGTTGTTATGATATGAGTATGTGTGGTATGAGAAATAACTCAAGATCTCACAGAGAAGTTAACTACATTGTTTTctataaagaaataatttatattgtaAACTTAAGGACAAagaccattcattcattcttgacTAATTTACAAATTCAGACTATTAATTCCTTTGCATGCCTGAGAACCTGGCAAAGCAGgtcattaataaatacttaaattgATCTACAAATGAAAAGCACAGTGCCTTTCTCTATTTTAACAAAGAGAATGATGAGactatgagaaaatattttttaaatctgagGAGTTCCTCAAAAGAAAGGTACTACTTAAAACAATTAGCACCATACAAATATCAATCCATAAAATATCGTTACAGCAGCTTTCATTTGTACGGTACTTCACATCATTTCATGGATCAATACATTTACAAACTTCACAATCCAAATTTCTCCTCAACCAACACCAGAATATTAGCTTATAAAATCAATGAGGTTACAGGAGAAGGCTCAAATTCCATTTAAATGAATCAGATTTGCAGAAAGAACAATTCTGAATACCTAAATTCACCGACTTTGTTGAAAACAACATTTTTCCTCCGGTACCTTACGGACAATTAAATGGCACAGGCTCAGATCAAACTTGCAACAAATGGGGGAAAAGTTAATTCAAAGTTCAGGTCTTACTGAAGTGATTAACAACTGTATCATGAATAGACCGAAAACactgctgttgagtcatttcagtgtgtccaactctccctgaccccacctggggttttcctgccaaagacactggagtggtttgccatttccttcccctgctcatcttacagaggaggcactgaggcaaacagggtgaagtgacctgcccagggtctcacagctagtaaaggtctgaggtcGGATCTGAActttggtcctcctgactcccgggCCTGGCActgtacccactgtgccaccctcATGCCAAAATGCTCAAGTCTACCACACTCGAGCCAACTCAAGAGAAATACTTTGCTTCTTGTGTCACACTccagcagtctggtgaagcctatgtgCCGCTTTTCATAATAACCTCAAATGTAGAAAACAAGTTACACATTATTACGAGAGAAATAAATCATATACGTCAAGTTGCcaaaatatccttttaaaaaccAGGTTTCTAGACTCCAGGTTAAGCGCTCCTTGCTTTTCCCGTCCTCTACCCCCACCCATGGAAATGCAGCTGAACTCTGCCCACCACACCGCAGGGAAAGGAGCCCCCCAAGCCTGTTAGGAGCGCATTACCGTCGCCTTCCGtgtcctcgtcctcctcctcacTCCCGCCCTGCTGCCTGGCTAACTTCTTGGCCTGCTGCTCAAACCACTGCAGCCGGGGCGCCTTCTCGGCGGGGTCTCGGTCCTGGGCCTGCGGTCCGCCCGCGGCCACCGGCCGGCTCCCGGACGCTCCCGGGGCCGGGGCTACCTTCCGCGGGGACATGGACGGCTGGGCCCGGATGGCCTGCTGGATGGCCGAGTTCATGGCATCCTTGTCCAGGCCGTCGGGGCCCAGCCCCTTCTCCAGGTTCTTCTCGTTCAGCATCTCCACTTTCCTGCTGACGGCCCGGACCGCCTTCTTCTCCAGGTCCAAGTGCCTGCGGGACTTGAGGTGGTTCTCGTAGGCGTTGAAGGTGGCGAACTTCTTGCTGCAGACCGTGCAGTAGGTGGCGGTTCCCTTGCTCTCCTCCTCGGCCACGGCCCGCTGGGCCAGGACCCGCTCCTGGAAGTTCTCGGCCGTCACCGGGGCCATGTCGGCCACCTTCCGCTTCAGGTTGTAGCGGTGCCAGTCGCTCTTGTAGTGGGCGCGCTGAATGTCCGCGTCCTTGAACGCCACCCGGCAGGTGATGCACGTATACGACGCCATCACGAGGCCCGCCCGAAAGGCTCCGGTGCCACGGGGGTCCGCCCTGCCCGGCCTGCCCACCCACCTCACCGCGCTAAGCCCGGGGAGCCGGCCAGCCGAACTCGCCACAGGCCTCAGGCCGGAACTTCCTGCTTCCGCCGGAAGTCGGGGGATTCGGGTCAGGAAGTCCCGCCTAAGACGGAAGTAGTCACGCCCAGAATGCAGCGGATTGGATGATCTCGGTGGCAGTCAGAGGGCGGTCGGTCCGTCAATCTGTGATGTGCCTgggaagctcttctcctttcctgccCTCGGTTGGTGACTGGTACAGCGACAGAGCGGAATTGACGGAGTCTCTGAACGCTCGGAGAGCCTGCGGACCTTTTCCCACCTGTGCGTGCACAGTCAGCGTAGCATTAGGGCTTGGGCCGGATGAGGAAGAAGCAAGGCCTGGGTCTCGTGCTGGAGGACTGAGCTCTGAGAGCGGAGAAATGGACCGGAAGTGAGGCTGCCGCCCGGTGCCCCCAGTTTATCATCGCTGCTGGGCGTATTTTGTGCGTGtgccttagttttattttgtttcgctgtaattgttttcagttggaaagcatttattttctatctcctctctccGTGATGAAAAAAAGATAGAAGTACTACCAAACCGTTGCAACAAATGTTAcccagtcaagcaaaacaaattccacgTGTCCAGAAACGTGTTTCATTTTGCCCATCGCCCCTCCGTCGGAAGGAGCTCTAGTGATAGCACTTTCAAGGCCCCTCCTGAAAGGAAAAGTTCCAAGGCTTTGTTTCTCCTCTCCTCGACCCTAGGAAGTGACTTTATCGTCCCACgtctcattcttctcatctgcaaaacgagTATGATAcgatttatgttacataatctttCAGAGAAAAATATCGTATTTAAAACGTTAAAAAGGTCTGGTTACCGACTGGACGTGTGATTTCAGTGGTGTATTGTGATTTCAAAAGGGGTTCGGATTCGTCCATTtatgtatgattaaggaaatttacggttcagattcgcacctacaataagacacatttgagaagaagaagctggatattttattgatttacagaaaaggcaaatgcatgaacagtttagagctacagcagaaataattaatatagcctaatactaatataattatagcaatattaatatagatataagaggaaatagaaaaacatcaccaattcggggagcaccaacacctgaatttcatcagctggggaatcccgggatacagcgttcagggtccgaattgggagcaaagaggtcccaggcagagcgtcctctccatgggtgagattccgaggacttGCACTAAGCAAGGGgagtttatagggacctagacaaagaaggctttttgccaatgGCTCCACACAGtgttccaagctggtcaggcacatggcGGTGGGAATGCAAGTGTTTGTTCGTCAAGGACAtatcatacgggggccacaagatataagctaattaatcatatactgggaggactagccagatcctccaagtattatctatgtgttctgggagtggctagttcccaaaacattaaggcatggccaactcgcacatgttatgttccttgagaggtcaccaaaaggacagagtgaacttactttattcaaggaatatgaaatattttttcaagtgaTTTAGATTAGAAAACTCCTACCCCATGCAGAGTGGCACTTTCCACCCTGCTTTACAGTTTCTGAAGCCCCTTCCTTACCACAGCCACGTGATGTGTGTACTCTAATGATCATTATTCCCATTGTACTGGGGAGAATTGCCAGATGGCAGAGCATCCACTTTCTGACTTGAGATCCAGCACTTTTCATCACTcaagctgctgctgccacccaGGTTTTGGGATTTGATTTCATCACTTTACAGCAAAGCAgccttgacttttctttttttaggtagTCTCGTCATAGTGGTAGAAAAATATACTGCATCTACCCGAGTTAATAATAACCACCACAATgttaataggtagcatttatagtGGAAACAGTGCCCcgtgtggagtcaggaagcacTTCGTGAGTGGAAAtgaagcctcagacacttagctgtgtgaccctgggcaagtcacttcatcctgttggcctcagttttctcatccgtaaaatgagctggagaaggaaatggcaaaccagtccagtatctctgccaagaaaaccccagaaggggtcagga harbors:
- the ZNF622 gene encoding cytoplasmic 60S subunit biogenesis factor ZNF622 produces the protein MASYTCITCRVAFKDADIQRAHYKSDWHRYNLKRKVADMAPVTAENFQERVLAQRAVAEEESKGTATYCTVCSKKFATFNAYENHLKSRRHLDLEKKAVRAVSRKVEMLNEKNLEKGLGPDGLDKDAMNSAIQQAIRAQPSMSPRKVAPAPGASGSRPVAAGGPQAQDRDPAEKAPRLQWFEQQAKKLARQQGGSEEEDEDTEGDDWEDIDSDEEMDSEGAEEQDEVDEVIENPPPGAILVTDCLFCSHHSSSLMKNVAHMTKFHSFFIPDIEYLSDLRGLIKYLGEKVGVGKICLWCNEKGKSFYSTEAVQAHMNDKSHCKLFTEGDAALEFADFYDFRSSYPDHKEGEDIDVSEELSSEKNLEYDDETMELILPSGARVGHRSLMRYYKQRFGLSRAITTAKNKKAVGKVLQQYRALGWTGSTGASLLRERDMQYVQRMKSKWMLKTGMSNNATKQMHYRAQVRF